The Arvicola amphibius chromosome 11, mArvAmp1.2, whole genome shotgun sequence genomic interval ggtgggatggaggaggggcgtGCCACCATCTCCGCAGAGAAGATGGCTTTCAAGAGTTGGTCCTCTTTCCACTGTGTTCGTTCCAGGAATCCAGCTCAGAATCAGAGTTTggctgcaagtgcctttaccctgaGTCAACTCACCAGTCCTTTACGAAAAAGCCGGAACACATGTCTTTCACAGGGGCTTTCAAATCTTCTGTCCCACCAGTGAGAAAGAGTTCCCTTGGCACAGGGAGTGTATTAGGCTGTGCTTTGTCTGGGTGCACTTCTCAGGGCTGAAGACCTTGATCCAGTCTCTCCCGTGTTAGGTGTGTACTGTCCTAagattgggggaagggaagggctgaTGAGAGCTGAAGAAATTGACAGACCCCAGAGTACAGGCTAGGAGGGCCAGGTCCGCGGCCGTCCCTGTTGAGGGATGAGTGAGCAAAACCAGGAACGTTTGGGGAATCTGGTTTGACTGGAACGTGGGATAAAGTTAGAGAGGTGGGGATCCATGTCTGGAGTGGTGGGAAGTTTGGCttagtctcagaggcagtgagggTCAAGAGCACAGGTCCGAATTGAGCTGTGGGCACCTCCTGGGGCGGCTGGAGCTGGAGGGCTAGAACGGTGTTCAGTTACAACCTGGGGTCGCATAGAGGAAGGGTCCTAGAAAGATGTGGTTAAAACACAGGGTCGCAGAGGAGGGGAATAAGCACACTCCGGGGAGGGGGTGTTGTCTGTCGCTCAAGACCGAGACAGGGAGACTACCGACCCCTGGTGGCACCGGCGGGAACGGTACCTCACCAGGCTACAGTGAGCACCACAGTATTCATGACGCCTCTGTAGCACAGGAGTCATGGGGAACCACAAGGAAGGCTCAAGCTCCCCTAGGTCTCACGAGCGCTTTCAGATCGGGGAGAAAGACCGCGTCTACATCTGGACCGCCCTAGTCAGCGGCGGAATCCCACCAAACCATGTGAATTCTAGGGGTGGCCCCCCGCGCCTCCGCCTGCAGCTGCCGTTGCCTTATAAGGCGGGGCCGGGCGGCGCCGGGGGAGTGGCTGCAGCCGCCCCTGCCCCTGCTGGCCCTGGCCAGCTGCTGGGACCCACCACCCCGCGCAGCGCAGCCGCCGCGGAGCAGAGGAGCGCACACAGTCGGCCATGGGCAAGTCAGGTGAGTTGCCCGTTCAGCCCGCCGGAGTGCTGGGATGGCTCCGGGACACTCGCCGTCACCCTGTCCCGCCTGGGGCCCTGTCCCCTGGGAATCCCCTGTGGTCCCCACAGCTCTCGTTGCAAAGCATGACCCCTGTGTGGGGATGGAGAGCACGCCGAGCAAAGCGCCCAAAGGCTAGGTGCGGCTGTTTCTGGTTCAACCTGGAAGCAGAGGTAGCGGAAAGACCAccggaagggagagaaagaaagaagagggaaagcgATGGAGGGTCCCTCTGGCTTCGAGCCAAGGATTGCGTCAGGGAGGGTTTCCAAGCGCTGATGGGGATAGCTCTCTGTGTCTGCCGAGGCgtggctttgctttgtttccaagtGAGGACAAAGTTACAGTTGGAAAAAGTCACCCAACTGTGACAGCACCATGGCTGTGAAGCGGCTAGTCCCGTCCCAGTCCCACTAAGGCGGCTCTGGGAATCCTTTTCGCATCTCCTTAGTGCCCTCTACACCAAGCTGGGTGCTGTGCAGACCGGCTCCCCCTGTGATCTCTGCCCTGCCGCCGCCCATCCTCATCACTGTGACTGTGAGGTTGAAATGTCTGAAAACCAGCTTTCCCGTCGCTCCCTGCTTCCCCGCCCCCTTTGCTGCACAGCTGTGCTGGCTGGCTCGCACTCAGGTTACTTCCCCTGGGTGTCCTGGCCCAGTCTTTACCACTCCAGTTATCCAGCGGGAAACTCTCCCCGTCCTTCTGAGCTCAACTCTTGTGAAGGGGATCCCATCCCTAATGTCACCCTCCTCCTTCAGAGCGACAGCTCACACCCTGCATCATCTGTCCTTGCTCCTGCAAAGACAAGGGACAGGTGTTGGGTAAGAGATTTACTTCTCCCAGACTTATCCCTCTGGACATTTATTGGGACATCATTTCTTCCTCACAGGAGGCTCTAGAGCCctggttctcaacttgtgagtCGCGACCCTTTGGGGTGGACAgaggtcgcctaagaccattggaaaacacagatgcctaaattatgattcataagagtagcgAAACTAGAGTTATGAggcagcaatgaaaatagttttatagttcggagtcaccacaacatgtggaactgtgttaaagggttgcagcactaggaaggttgagaaccattgccctaAAGGAACAATGAAGTCAGACTCAGATGAGGAAGGCTGGGTCCCTTCTTGGGTCTGTCCTCCAGGACCAAGACTCAAGAGATGCACAGGAAATGGCCTTCCGCGACCTGGTCCTAAcctgcttttcctcctgcttGAGTGACAGGCCTGGTTTGCAATGCTGGCCCTACTAATCATTTGCTACATGATGTGAAGTAAGGTCTTCCTCTGTGCATCAGTTTACCCATATGTACAAAGAGGGTGGCACATATGACCTCCAAGATCCTTTGCAGTGGAAAGGATGATGTCACATAATTAAAAGAACGAGATGGAAAATGGGGCAAATGATGTCAGATGTGAGAAGGCCTTTTGACATCTCTACTTGAAAAAATTAACTCCTTCCTCTCTAGACTTATGAAGCAGTCCAGGGAGTCTCTGAAGCCGCGgttcattttattgatatttattgttaCTGTTACTGCTATAAGGCAAGGTCTCATTGTGTACCTCTGTCtaatctgaaactcactatgttgaccagactggtctcaaactcacagagatccacctgcatctgtaCTTCgctggttgctgggattaaaggcggaccacccaccccacccccaccctggcctCTAAGATACATTTGATTAATTGTTTCCAGCCCCTGCTCTAAGACACAATTTTCTAGAACCGCACCTGTGCCGTCATCCTTCTACCTGCTCTCCCCCATCTGTCTGTGTCCCCTCCCTCCTAACACCTGTCCTTTCTTCCAAGCTGTGGACCCGGTGCCGTGGAGGGTGAAATGGGGGGAGGAGACTTCGGTAAGAGGTGGGAAATGATCTTGATTCAGACAgtgaagggaggtgggggaggcacAGGAGAGAGGTGCCCTCTGTGAGGACCATCAAAGGAGTGTGAAGAAAGTAGCCCATTCTAGAGGGTCCTGGGAGGTTCTGGGTCATCTTAGGGATACTGAGCAGGGTAGGAGAGGCTAGAGGCAGGGAGCGGAGAGACGGCCTCCCcacagacagtggtggtgcaagcaCCTCGGGCCTGGCTTCTGAAACTGTCTACTTGCAAAAGAAGTAGTTTTACTCAATAAACTGTTATACAACTCCAGGTATACAGGCATGTAAAACAAGTATGCGAATCAAATATTTGCTGATTATAAATCAtgcagaaatttattttattatgtgtgtatgttctgtgtgtgaatgtttgtacgtcgtggagtgtgtgtatgtgtggggtgtgtgtgtatgtggggtatgtgtgtgtgtgtctgtatgtgtgtggggggggtgtgtacgtggggtgtgtgtgtgtgtttgtgtgtgggggggtgtgtttgtgtgtatgtgtggggtgtgtgtgggggggtgtatgtggggtgtgtgtttgtgtgtatgtgtggggtgtgtgtgggggtgtgggtgtggggtgtgtgtgtgtggggtgtgtgtttgtgtgtatgtgtgtggggtgtgggtgtgggtgtgggggggcTACAGGCAGACAGTGGGTGTCATCTTCAGTCACTCTCCTCCTTATCTttggaagcagggtctctcactgaacctggtgctgACTGACTCAGCTGGACTAGCTGGCCAGCGGGCCCCAGgatcctccctgctctcctttctAGCTCTGGACTACAGGCATCACCTGTGCCCAGTCATTGCTTTGTGTCGTTGTTGTTTCTAAGCAGGGGTGCTGGGGACCCCAACTTCAATCCTCACACTTGCCTGGCAAGTATTTTATCAGAAGCCATTTTCTcctgctttaaaagaaaagaaacttattttcAATCAGTTCTTtaggacacggacacacacatttgagacagggtctcactaggtaacCTTGGCTGTTtagactaggctggactcaacaaactcacagagatccacccacttctgcctcccgaagtgctgggattaaaggcgtgtgttatcacgcctgtagtaaggaggctgcttgttcgttcccggctgctcagccccaaaataatctcacaaaaACTATATCAtataaaacattgcttggcccgttagctctagcttcttatttgctaacgcttacatctttatttaacccatttctagcaaTCTGCATatctccacgtggctgtggcttaccggctaaagttctgtcaggctccagcggggctacatggcttctctctacttggccttccttctcccagcattcagtttagttttccctgcctagctctgttccacagcatacagagggaaattccacatcacacGCCCAGTTTATTGTTGGAATTTCTGTTCTAACTCAAGACAAAATTCATTCAatgacttttttaaatttatttttttggtagaagggtttgaactcagggccttgtacatgccaaGCAagcaccactgagctacactcttaGCTCTTCGGAGACTTTTTATGACCCTCAAGTAAATAACTCAACACCAATTTTTAAAACCAAGCATTCTAGGTCCAACAAAATGGGTCAgtgggtgcttgctgccaagcctgaagactcAAATTTGACCTCTGTAACCTACACAATAGGGCGAGAGAGTCAACTCCcccaagctgtcctttgaccgcCACACACAGACctgaaaaaatgtaaataaaaataaataaatttcaaactcAAACATTCTAACAGGACACAATCCTCAGCTATGCTAACTTGACTGAGAAATGACAGTAGGAAAATACTATGTTTCCTGAAATTATCATTATATTTCTATAAGAACAGAACGCTTTGTGTGTGCAACAAAGACATTGAAATCCGTAACAAATGAGCTGAGCTACCTCAAGAAGTGCCAGGGGCGGCGCCTGGTGTGACGGTATAGATGCAGTGCACAGCGTTCATCTGGTGACTTGGGAACCAAGAATGTGGAGAGACTGACCACACAACCTGTCGGGAACTATCAGAAGTACCTCAGGGTCATTCTCGTGCTTGAGTTTGAATCGAGTTTTGGTAGTCGAACATTCAGTAGTCTTATTGTTGCCGGCAATTTCACCACCTCTACATTCAGTTGTGTGCCGACGTCAGGGGCGGTTTGCCAGGGAAGCTGTGGTCTAGGGCAAGGATGGgagccagagaggaggaaggatggatttGCCAGTGGCAACATTGGACAGACTTGATGACAACTTTCAAggagtagaagggaaggggagacgCACTATTGTGCCCAAAAACGGTGCTGATGCAGATTGCGGGGCCGGAAGCAGGTTGCGGCAGGTAGAGCCAGGTGTCCCCCACTCGCTAGCTCTCTAGCCCAGGCCCACGTCCTTCGTAGCCACACATGACCGCATCTTCTAAGGTCCCCAGAGAGAAAGTAACTCCTCTGGAAGACTCAGACCCAGTGAACCTGCTGTATAAACCCAACCCTGAAGATCCAAGCCACCAATCAAGGCTTTGGGGAGGTGCCTCTCAGCGATACCCATACCCATTTACGTAGGAGTTTATGTAAATTTACCTAACTCCCAAAAGACCATCTAAGAAATCAGTCCCTGCCTCACTGGGCTGCAGTTTGGCCTCGTGGAACAGAACTCAGATATACTCCAGAGCTTCACGGTGAGTGTGAGAAATCCCCAAAAGCCATCATACAACCACCAAGGCTCAATCCTAGAAAGCTTGGGCCAGTGCTGGAAGCTCTCAGTCCTGCCCACAGCCCTGGTCTCCCTGCTGGGCCTCTGTATACCAGGTGTGCTTGGACCTAAGATTGCAATAGCCCTCTGCCTTGAATAATAGTGATTGCCAATCATTTGGCTTCCTGTTGTATGCTAGGCAGTGAGGTTAGGTATTTTATGTTACTGACCTTTTCAACAGTACTCTAGGCTTTGGCCCTTGTCATATAATGTCTGGACTTACTAGTGAAcaaattagaattagaatttagctctgactggtgtctgtgtgtgtgtgcacatgtgtgtgtgtgcacacgcagagCCTAGTTCTTTGCCTTCTGAATTGTGTGAATCCACAGCACACTGACCACATGCCTTCACCCCAGTTCCCATCCCGAATGGACTCTGGTTAGACCCACACAAATACTCCAATCGTCTCTAAGATTCTTCTTGGTGTCTCAGACACTGGACCCCTAACAACAGAGGATATCAGAGCAGAAGGCCAGGAATTTTTCTTCTGGGTGAGCCCCTGGGACCACTACAGGAAGAGGCCACGTGGGCCAGGGTAACGCCAGCAGCCCcagttcatttgttcatttctttgctggcctcatttgaaggacaTCTTGAAACCCACAGCTGTCGTCTTCCATACTCGGAGGGGAGCCTGAGGCCCAGGGGACATAAACTTGTCGCTAGGGAAGGACTGGCATTTGAGCGGCCTGAGCAAGCACTCTCCTGTCTGGCAGCTTCAGTCATTCAAGGACCCTGTGTATCCTTGGGCATCTTTcaaacaggctggcctggaagagGCCATCACTCCAAGAAAAGGATTCCTGGCCCACAGGCAGCTGAGCAACACTTGGTAGCCTATTCCTGCCATCAGGAAAAGGGGGTGTTGGGTATAAAATAGCAAGTGTGCAGGAGTAGGGACCGGAGAGGGGCAAGGGAGGGATGCTGTTAGGTCTGGCTTTAACCAGGGCCTCCTGGGTCTGAGTGACTGAGACCATTCGTATAGTGCTCCAGACCACTGATTTCTCGTCTGAAACAGCAGGGATCTAGTCCTCGTACTGCCTCTGTGACTACCTTATTCCTTTGCTCATTCACTCACTCAGCAAATTTCCATGCTtggaagaactttaaaaattgtttcccagctgagcagtggtggtgcacacctataatcccagcacttgggaggcagaagcaggcaaatctctgtgagttcgaggcaaacctggtctacagagtgagttctaggacagccaggactacacagagaaatcctgtcttgaaaaagaaaaaagaaaaaaaattgtaaaattgtTTTCTCTCCAATTAGCTGCTTCCTACTCTTCCTGAAGATGCAAAACCAGTTTTGTCCCAAAGGCTGGAGGAATTTGCTTTCCAGCCTCTTGTCAAGAGTATGGAGGGGCCTGTTCTCCACCTTTTGTGGGGAGTCTGGAGAGGGCAGTGGTCAGGGGGGGAAGCTGAGGAATGAGCAGGGCTGTGGGGGGCTAAGGACAGCTCTCAGAACACCCCCACTCTCCTCAGTCCCCTAAAAGGAAGAGGAGTAGCCCCTCCTAGATTGTGCAGCCTTGCATTCCCACAGACAGCTGCCTGGCTGTGGCCCCTCTCTAGCCTCTGCAGTCTCCTGCAGCCCTCTCTCCGAGGAGGCTCTTGAGAAATGCTCCACATCAGAGGAAGCTGCCCATGTGGGCTCCTTTCCCCTATTGCTCCCTTCAGCTGACATCCCACTGCTCCATGGTGACCATGGGTCATGGGGCAGAGCTTCAGAACAGGGCCTTCCTTCAAGTCTAGATCCTTCCTGATGGTACCCCTTGAGCAGGAAGGGGAATCTGGGCAGGCTGCTGTCTCTGcaaagagcattttttttttctagtttagtCATAAATGTGTCAGGACACCCCAAGAGGTGGTGAGAGGTTAACGAGGTCTTCAAGGCCCGGTGGGAGATGAGCAAGAGAAAAGCAGGAGCCCAGGGCAGATAGGTCTGCCTGACCCTCCTTCTGGCTCTTCAGCAAAGTAGAGTGTGGATCCctgcccttccccccaccctgGGACAGCTGAGGCCCACCCTGCCCGGCTGTGGGTGGCTGGTTTTACTCTGACTTTATCTCTGTTGGGGTTTTTCTATAGCAGTAGGGCGTGCCTCGGCCTGGGTGCGGTCACCATTGATAACTTGCCTCCTAGAGCTCTCGTCCTGCTCCGAGTGGGAGGGGACGCCTAAGATAGCCCTAAGTGGCTGGAGGGCCCCCTGGCATCCAGCTGTGGGAAGATATAGGTCTCTGTTGAGACCTGGTGACCCCTTGTGGAAGCTCCGGCTGAGGGAGCCTGACCCTGCTGGGGCCTGTGCCTGGCGTCAGCTTCTGGCACTGATCTTGTGTTGGTTCACTTTTGTCCCTGGAACTTCCTCCATTCTGGGAGCACAGTGACCCAGTTTTTAGAAGTCACACGTGTCTCTGATGAAAAGCCTGCAGGGCCTTCAGCGCTATGGGGTCCAGTGTAGACTGACCCCAGCCCGCAAGCTCCTTTAAATTGGCGCCCTTTCTCCTGGGTCCAGTCATAGCCTGGCCCTTTCTGCACCTttggcctcttcctcctgaaCCTGGAACACCCTTTCCAGGGAGTTCTTGTGACACTGCACGTGTCACCAAGTCTCAAGTGTCCCTTATGGTGTCCCAGCAGACCTTCTCTGGCCTAGTTGAGTCATGGGAACTAGTTTAGGATGGCCCTGGCTGTGCCTATCCCAAAGACAGGGgcctttctctgtgtgaccccATAGCTCATACAAACCCTTTTATAACCCTGTCTGTTTACCGAAGGATGGGAGACTCCTCTAAGTCACAGGCCCGTTCCTCACCTTCCTCTCCAGCACCTGATGGGATCCTACAATTGCATGGCGATGAACTGGCTTTCATGGCCCAGTGGTAGCTGGGGGAGGCACTGGATCTGGTCACATtgtcacctctctctgctttccactgCTGTTTATCTTGGAACAGTGAGGACAGGGATGGCTGTTTCGGAGTACGGAGGACAGGGTGAACCCTCACTTGTCAGGGCTGCCAGAGTTCAGGCTTGTTCCCTTAAAGCTCCAGGAACATTCTGACTGGGAGAAAGGGACCTTCTTATCCCTGGCTGACATCCCGCCcttcctgcctgccagctccagCTTTGTCCTGTAGGACCCCAGAAGTCCCCAGAGAACTCTTACCCCCACCCGACTCTTCCAGTCTGATcccagtgtgtgcgtgtgtgcttacTCCCACAGGACCCCACTTGTGCAAGGCAGGGTGGAGCACCCATGGCCTAGGAGCCATGGTTACCACATTACCTGCTGGTCCCCTAGCTCACCAAAAAAGTTGAAACTCGTGACTTGTGCCCAGGAGTTGCTTTTGTTCCCGTTATTCCATCCCCCGTGGTCTTTGAAAGACTGATTTGATGTCCCCGGTCCCACATCAGCATGCCAAACCGGAACTCTTCCTTGAGGTGTCCCATTGTCAAGTGAGATCACCCAGCTGTCAAGCAGCTCCAGGGTCCTTCACCTTGGAAACTTAACTAAACACCACCTGCTTCCTCCCACCTCAAGAGACCTGAAGTCTGTCCTTCCTAACACCAGGGTGTGGACCTTCTCTGGCTAGCAGGACATGAGGACTTCTGGTTGTGACTCCACCCTCTGCCTTAAGCTGAGTCATTATTTCCACGTTTACCTCTGTTCACTTCGCCATCTGTTACCCCAAACCTCACAAATCAGTTCAGAGCCCTTCCAACCCTGCCCTACCATATGTTCTGAGACTGGATCACCTACGCAATCTTGCTGAGCCCTACAGCCCCCAAAGGCGGTCTACTTCCTCTGTAGTTTGTCAGAAAGTCCGAGGAGAGTGCGGCCACCAACCGCGAGCGgtatttcttcctccctcttgccTGCAGTTGGCCCCAGGACTTCCTTCATGACTGTGGTTGCACCTTCACTACCACCACCGCCAAAAGACAGGCTCCTGGCAGATGGGCCAGTCTGATCTCGCTCACAGTCCTCTGGGTACCCCATGTCTACAGAGCGGGGTGGATTCCTGGGTTCCTAAGGCATGTGATCTTATCCGGGCCCCTTGCTCCAGGCTCCTCTTGCACCTTTACTATTCTCTGCTCACAAGaccatcttccttctctgtgtgagCTCTGGAGGTCTGGGTTTGGCATCACGTGGGACAGTGCTCAGGGAGCAGACGTGTAGATTAGAGTCGGTCTGAactgatgggtgggtggatgtggCTGCTCAACAAATGATGAACTGGTGGATGGGTAagtgctggaaatggaaaaatGAGTGGATTCTGGACATTGGATGTGGATGCAAAACAGACGGATGTTTGGTGAAAGGTGATTGGCTGGCGGGATTGATGGACGGTTTGGGACAAGTATTGAATAGATAAAAGATACTAGAAGGATGGGGTTGTTTCAGATCTGAAGCAGTATGGGTTTTGTCCATTCTTGCTCTTCATCCATCCACTATTTCCCTAACCCCAGCCCTCTGGTCTTGTTTTTACTGAATTTATCAGGCTCTTTCCCCACCGCAGCGTCACCCAGAAGATCACACCCTCCTTTCCCATCACCATGGAGTCCTTTTCTATACTCTCCTCTTACTCCACCCCTCGGTGCTGCTTTATTTGGGCCTCCCTCTTCATCTGGCTTtatttgactctctctctctctctctctctctctctctctctctctctctctctctctctctctctctctctctccctctctctctctcctccctctcccccccctctctgtccttattctctccttccttcacccTCCCTTCCCTGCATCTTTTGTTTTCCCTGATCCAACATGGTACCACCCACTCTAGCTAAGCTATTCTTCCCTGAGCTCCCACGCCAGCCCTTCCCAGACTCTACTGGTCTAGTCTGAGGTTTGCCATCACCTTCAGACATTGCCTCTTAGATGTCTGACCAGCTCTCTACCTTCCTCAGCACCAAGAACATCTTTCAGAAACACTCTCCCTGCTTCGGCTTAGTTGTCCGTCTCCCATTGCCTCGGATAAAAATTCAAATCCCCAATGTGGCCCAGAAGATCCTACATAATCGGCAGATCTCTGATCTGCAGAGACATGGAGGGTGTCAGGGGTGTGGAGACAAGATGAACACTGGTGTGGAACAGGGCCGTGTGACCAGGATGcagaagaggcaggcagtctctgtgTGTCCTGAAGCATGCCTATGTACCTTCGGAGGGTCTTCCCTCTGCACTGAGGgttctccatccttctgtccTTCTAGCTTCCAAACAGTTCAATAACGAGGTCCTGAAGGCCCACAACGAGTACCGGGCTCAGCACGGTGTCCCCCCACTGAAGCTTTGCAAGAAGCTCAACCAAGAAGCTCAGCAGTGAGTCCCCAGCCCCAATCGGGCACTAACCTTTCATGGAGCTGCTTCTGCACTCATAGAAGGGTCCTGGGTGGTTGAAGGGATGTGGTTGGAGTTCCGGTACAGCCAAGCGTAAGGACCACTCTGCTGCCAGCTCGGGCAGGTTACCTCTGCTCCCGAGTGTCAGTGTGCTCTTCTGAAAATGGGATTGTCAGAGGCCCAGGCACGGGGAGGTGTTTCCGCTATCCCTCTGGAAACCCAGacagggaaggtggctcagtcatACTAGATCAAAACTCAGACACTGGATCGGCGTGGAGGGTCCTAAATTGGGGTGGAGGGTCCCTAGGTTGGGCTTGCTCTGAGGAGACATGTTATGCAGGTATTCAGAGGCCCTGGCCAGCACAAGAATCCTCAAGCACAGCCCAGAGTCCAGTCGTGGCCAGTGTGGGGAGAACCTTGCGTGGGCATCCTACGACCAGACAGGTAGGACACCCTTGactcttcttctctctgtccttctggaccCGGGATGACACTATGCCCTTTGTGGCTCAGTGATGGTGTGGCCACAGGcccaggaagggagaggaggcccTGAATCTCAGCATCTGCTCCAGGGCTGACCTCAGTGGTTGGCTCGGAGCCAGGAAGCTGGGAGCTGGGAACAGAGGAGTCAGGGTGCAGTTCAGATGTGTGGGCGCCAGAGACTACAGCACTGCATCCAATGGCAGCCTGGTTCTGTAGGCCCTGGAACAACCTTGAtggtttctaaattattttttacgCTGTAGGTATATTGCTCTTatcatagaaaaaagaaaagaattgagcattctttcttttctttaaaaaaataaaataaaaggaagaataaaaagatgATTTTTCTGCCCGGAGCCTGGGAGGGAATGACCCCACCCCACTGAGCAAGCATTCTTGAGTCTCTATTTCCTATAACTCTGAAGTAACTTTTTAGGAAAAATAGATATGTCACAATCCCTGAGCTTTCTCCAAACCCCAGGAGAAAAAGATTCCTCTTCTCCCCAGCCTTACATTCCCCAGAGCTCCCAAGGGATCCCCAGGCTGCCTAGTTTCCTAATacaccctcctcctgcccctctctcCCCAAGAGCTATGTGCCTGAAAGGTGGCTGATGATGgggtctctctgcctccccttcaGTCAGCAGACTAGGGGCCCAGGGCTGCTGCCTCTCCTGATTGGGCCCTAAGGATGCTGTTCTAGCCCGGCCTGTGTTGGATCTCGCTGGCCCTAGTTTTCCCATTTCTACACAAAGAGGTTTGAGATGATGTCTCCTGGTTACTCAGGAGAGTCTCGGGagagcttttaaattttttccaatCCCTGGGTCTCTCCTCCAGAACCAATAGAGCTGAAGAAGGCCCTGGGCCTCAGCTTCCTTTCAGTGGTCCCTAGGCATGGCTGATATGTACTTCACGAACTAGCAGCCACAGTAGGGAACTTGGTAGAGATGAAGAATCACGGTCCTCTCAGGACCTGCTTTAATCAGGCTCTAAGTTGTAACAAGGTCCTAGGGTGGCCCATCTTGACTCCTGTGTCCTGAGATGGAACTGTGGCACTGGGATCAAGAGATTCCTGGGAAACGCCGCCTCATGCCATGGCTGACAGTGGATGCTCAAGATGAGGGCCTTTCTGGTGGCAGCGACTACCTTTGGCCTACAGGCTCAACTGCATTTACTCAGGCCTATTTTAGAAACAGACCCCGGGTGGAGTGAGGACGCCTCCTAGAAGTTCTGACCGTTGCTAGAAGGCCCTCAGGATGTGCTGGGTCCAACCTTTTTATTGTAGAGGCCCAGAGCAGAAAAGGCCTTGCCTAGAATGCCACGGCGGGTCAGTGGCAGGATGTAGGCTTCCTTATCTGGGGGCCATGGCTTAACCCCGGGCCAGTGCTCATCCCAAGGAAGGTTCCGTCTTCATCACGAGTCCCCAGGAGTCTGCAGGAGTGACCCTCATGCTTTTTTACCTTTACTTCGTCAGCGTGCCGTCAGACATGCGGGCGCGGACTCCGGGTGGTTTGGGGTCTGTGGGAGAAGATGGAGGGGGTGTGTAGACTCCATGACTTATTTCACATGTGCCTTTTCTGTCCAGGAAAGGAAGTGGCTGATCGGTGGTACAGTGAAATCAAGAACTACAACTTCCAGCAGCCTG includes:
- the Glipr2 gene encoding Golgi-associated plant pathogenesis-related protein 1; its protein translation is MGKSASKQFNNEVLKAHNEYRAQHGVPPLKLCKKLNQEAQQYSEALASTRILKHSPESSRGQCGENLAWASYDQTGKEVADRWYSEIKNYNFQQPGFTSGTGHFTAMVWKNTKKIGVGKASASDGSSFVVARYFPAGNVVNQGYFEENVPPPKK